One segment of Gemmatimonadota bacterium DNA contains the following:
- a CDS encoding ABC transporter permease produces the protein MSWDGLEPFFSWAGQIFRVALATEFTLLWPRAYRYFKKHDSGLWADATRRFSRNKLSLVGLFLVLLLSNTALLAPWIAPLHYTKQNFLVAWQEPSWMFPFGTDGLGRDLFSRVIYGAEISMTVGVLVQAIIFAIGVPLGALAGYAGGRVDSVIMRGVDIMSAFPGLLFIILIMSWLGAGLFNIFVAIGVTGWVGVCRLLRGQILSLKEKEFVRAAKAMGGSHLRIVVTHILPNSLTPLIVALALGIPSAIFAEAGLSFIGIGISPPTPSWGQMVGENANYIRSYWHLATFPAIMIALTMLGFQLMGDGLRDALDPKMNE, from the coding sequence ATGAGCTGGGACGGCCTCGAGCCCTTCTTCTCCTGGGCGGGACAGATCTTCCGCGTCGCGCTGGCCACGGAGTTCACCTTGCTCTGGCCGCGGGCCTACCGGTATTTCAAGAAACACGACAGCGGGCTCTGGGCGGACGCCACGCGGCGTTTCTCCCGCAACAAGCTCTCCCTGGTGGGACTCTTCCTGGTGCTGCTGCTGAGCAACACGGCGCTGCTCGCGCCCTGGATCGCGCCCCTGCACTACACCAAGCAGAACTTCCTGGTCGCCTGGCAGGAACCGTCGTGGATGTTTCCCTTCGGCACGGACGGCCTGGGCCGCGACCTCTTCAGCCGGGTCATCTACGGCGCGGAGATCTCCATGACGGTGGGCGTCCTCGTGCAGGCCATCATCTTCGCCATCGGCGTTCCCCTGGGCGCGCTGGCGGGGTACGCCGGCGGCCGCGTGGACAGCGTCATCATGCGGGGGGTCGACATCATGTCGGCCTTTCCGGGGCTGCTCTTCATCATCCTGATCATGTCGTGGCTGGGCGCTGGGCTCTTCAACATCTTCGTCGCCATCGGGGTGACCGGATGGGTCGGGGTATGCCGTCTCCTGAGGGGGCAGATTCTGTCTTTGAAGGAGAAGGAGTTCGTCCGGGCGGCCAAGGCCATGGGCGGCAGCCACCTGCGCATCGTCGTGACCCACATCCTGCCGAACAGCCTGACACCGCTGATCGTGGCCCTCGCTCTGGGCATCCCGTCGGCCATCTTCGCGGAGGCCGGCCTGAGCTTCATCGGCATCGGCATCAGCCCGCCCACGCCGAGCTGGGGGCAGATGGTCGGCGAGAACGCCAACTACATCCGGTCCTACTGGCACCTGGCGACTTTTCCGGCCATCATGATCGCCCTCACCATGCTCGGATTCCAGCTGATGGGCGACGGACTCCGTGACGCCCTCGACCCCAAAATGAACGAGTAG
- a CDS encoding peptidylprolyl isomerase, which translates to MLFLAASCGESSDQPETSGEPANMLIIETTLGTIKCELYPDKTPMTVDIISSLAEGTREWIHPVTKETMTGTPYYDGVIFHRVIPNFMIQTGDPAGTGNGSPGFVFDDELREELRFDQPGRLAMAHRGPNTNGGQIFITVAPTPHLDMVHTIFGQVVEGQEVADAISEVSTNQSRPVEEVSIIKMTVVRGEGE; encoded by the coding sequence ATGTTGTTCCTGGCCGCGTCCTGCGGCGAATCGTCCGACCAACCCGAAACCAGCGGAGAACCCGCAAACATGTTGATCATCGAAACCACCCTGGGCACTATAAAATGCGAATTGTACCCGGACAAGACGCCCATGACCGTGGACATCATCTCGAGCCTGGCCGAAGGCACGCGGGAGTGGATCCACCCGGTTACCAAAGAGACCATGACCGGCACGCCTTACTATGACGGCGTGATCTTTCACCGGGTCATTCCGAACTTCATGATCCAGACCGGCGATCCGGCCGGCACCGGCAATGGCAGCCCGGGATTCGTGTTCGATGACGAATTGCGCGAGGAACTGCGTTTCGACCAGCCCGGCCGCCTGGCCATGGCGCATCGCGGCCCCAACACCAACGGCGGACAGATCTTCATCACGGTGGCGCCTACGCCCCATCTCGACATGGTACATACCATCTTCGGCCAGGTCGTGGAGGGACAGGAAGTGGCCGACGCCATTTCGGAGGTGTCCACGAACCAGTCGCGGCCCGTTGAAGAGGTCAGCATCATCAAAATGACCGTGGTCCGAGGGGAGGGCGAGTAA
- the rho gene encoding transcription termination factor Rho has protein sequence MHILELKTKTLPDLYSIAQELDLQSYTGLRKQELIFSILQAQTEKEGVIFGEGVLEVLPDNRCGFLRSPDYSYLHGPDDIYVAPSQVKRFDLRTGDTISGQIRPPKDGERFFALLRVDTVNFDNPEASKERTLFDNLTPIYPLERFQLEYMKDKLPTRVMDLLTPIGKGQRGLIVSPPKAGKTMLLQEIANAITDNHPEVVLMVLLIDERPEEVTDMERSVKGEVISSTFDEPPERHVAVSDMVLEKAKRLVEHGRDVVILLDSITRLARAHNAVTPHSGKILSGGIDANALQKPRRFFGAARNIEEGGSLTIVATALIETGSRMDEGIFEEFKGTGNMELELSRKLANRWIFPAIDLSASSTRKAELLLEPDILGKVKILRKFLDGLGPVEAMELMTERLSRTPTNVNFLKSMNE, from the coding sequence ATGCACATCCTGGAACTCAAGACAAAGACCCTGCCGGACCTGTACTCCATCGCCCAGGAGCTCGACCTGCAGAGCTATACGGGCCTGCGGAAACAGGAACTGATCTTCAGCATTCTCCAGGCGCAGACGGAGAAGGAAGGCGTGATCTTCGGCGAGGGCGTACTCGAGGTGCTGCCGGACAACCGCTGCGGGTTTCTCCGGTCGCCGGACTACAGCTACCTGCACGGCCCCGACGACATCTACGTGGCGCCGTCCCAGGTCAAGCGCTTCGACCTGCGCACCGGGGATACCATCTCGGGACAGATCCGGCCACCCAAGGACGGGGAGCGCTTCTTCGCGCTGCTCAGGGTGGACACGGTCAACTTCGACAATCCCGAGGCAAGCAAGGAACGGACGCTCTTCGACAACCTGACGCCCATCTACCCGCTCGAGCGCTTCCAGCTCGAATACATGAAGGACAAGCTGCCGACGCGGGTCATGGACCTGCTGACGCCGATCGGCAAGGGGCAGCGCGGACTGATCGTGTCGCCGCCGAAGGCCGGGAAGACCATGCTGCTGCAGGAGATCGCCAACGCCATCACGGACAATCACCCCGAGGTGGTGCTCATGGTCCTGCTCATTGACGAACGGCCGGAAGAGGTGACCGACATGGAACGCTCGGTCAAGGGCGAGGTGATCAGCTCCACCTTCGACGAGCCGCCGGAGCGCCACGTGGCGGTCTCGGACATGGTCCTCGAGAAGGCCAAGCGCCTGGTGGAACACGGCCGGGACGTGGTCATCCTGCTCGACAGCATCACGCGCCTGGCGCGGGCCCACAACGCGGTGACGCCCCACAGCGGCAAGATCCTGTCCGGCGGTATCGACGCCAACGCGCTGCAGAAGCCGCGGCGTTTCTTCGGCGCGGCGCGGAACATCGAGGAAGGCGGGAGCCTCACCATCGTGGCCACGGCGCTGATCGAGACCGGCAGCCGGATGGACGAGGGAATCTTCGAGGAATTCAAGGGCACGGGCAACATGGAACTGGAGCTCAGCCGCAAGCTGGCGAACCGGTGGATCTTCCCGGCGATCGACCTGAGCGCGTCGTCCACCCGCAAGGCGGAACTCCTCCTTGAACCGGACATCCTGGGCAAGGTGAAGATCCTGCGGAAGTTCCTGGACGGCCTGGGACCCGTGGAAGCCATGGAACTGATGACCGAGCGCCTCTCCCGGACGCCGACGAACGTGAATTTCCTCAAGTCCATGAACGAGTAG
- a CDS encoding MFS transporter has translation MRTTRPCQPQVWPVTTKTGSALSYTRLLRENRTYRFVWLSQVVSNAGDWFNTIAVLGLTLALTGSGLALGIVTICQMLPPFLMTPLAGVVAERYDRKRVMITADILRAGVALGFLLVETADDVWMLYLFMALLSGLQPFFDVTRTAALPSIARGKALLAANALSSTTWAAMLTIGSAVGGLVADHLGRSAAFQLNAFSFVVSAVFVARIAIPAASGAGQPVRFLSDFIEGMKYIGRDRPTRVYLPGKATWGLAGGGAVLLYAVFGGQVYRAGDTGIAILYTARGIGTLLGAVFIKFFDTVRLGQLRTGILVGLIGYGAFFILFSQAPSIWLAAVCIILAAAGSMVMWVYSSLGLQLVVNEDYRGRVFAADHGLFTLAFSISTLGTGLLLDALAARLVAFMAGAAGILIVVAWYLFARRIPLGGIHPGQEDGQDGVQDD, from the coding sequence ATACGGACCACCCGCCCTTGTCAACCGCAGGTCTGGCCCGTGACGACAAAAACAGGTTCGGCCCTCTCGTACACCCGGTTGCTCAGGGAGAACCGGACCTACCGGTTCGTCTGGCTGTCGCAGGTCGTATCCAACGCGGGAGACTGGTTCAATACCATCGCCGTGCTGGGCCTGACCCTCGCCCTGACCGGCTCCGGTCTCGCCCTGGGCATCGTCACGATCTGCCAGATGCTGCCCCCCTTCCTGATGACCCCGCTGGCCGGCGTCGTCGCCGAACGGTACGACCGCAAGCGGGTGATGATTACGGCCGATATCCTCCGAGCCGGCGTCGCCCTGGGATTCCTGCTGGTCGAAACGGCGGACGACGTCTGGATGCTGTACCTCTTCATGGCGCTGCTGTCCGGCCTGCAGCCCTTCTTCGACGTGACGCGGACGGCCGCACTACCGAGCATCGCCCGGGGCAAGGCGCTGCTGGCGGCCAATGCCCTGTCCAGCACGACCTGGGCCGCCATGCTGACCATCGGTTCCGCCGTGGGCGGCCTGGTCGCCGATCACCTGGGCCGGTCCGCCGCCTTTCAGCTGAACGCCTTCAGTTTCGTGGTATCGGCGGTTTTCGTGGCCCGGATCGCCATTCCCGCCGCGTCCGGCGCGGGGCAGCCGGTACGGTTCCTGTCGGATTTCATCGAAGGCATGAAGTATATCGGGCGCGACCGGCCCACGCGGGTCTACCTGCCGGGCAAGGCCACCTGGGGACTCGCCGGGGGCGGCGCCGTGCTGCTCTACGCCGTGTTCGGGGGACAGGTCTACCGCGCGGGCGACACGGGCATCGCCATCCTGTACACGGCCCGGGGGATCGGGACGCTCCTGGGCGCCGTGTTCATCAAGTTCTTCGACACGGTCCGCCTGGGTCAGTTGAGGACGGGCATCCTGGTCGGACTCATCGGCTACGGTGCCTTCTTCATCCTGTTCTCGCAGGCCCCGTCCATCTGGCTGGCGGCAGTCTGCATCATCCTCGCCGCCGCGGGCAGCATGGTGATGTGGGTCTATTCTTCCCTGGGGCTTCAACTCGTGGTGAACGAAGACTACCGCGGGAGGGTATTCGCCGCGGACCACGGCCTGTTCACCCTGGCGTTCTCCATTTCGACCCTGGGGACGGGCCTGTTGCTGGACGCCCTGGCGGCCCGCCTGGTGGCCTTCATGGCGGGGGCGGCCGGTATCCTGATCGTGGTCGCCTGGTACCTCTTCGCCCGCCGCATTCCCTTAGGCGGAATCCATCCCGGCCAGGAAGACGGCCAGGACGGCGTCCAGGATGACTAA
- a CDS encoding peptidylprolyl isomerase translates to MTAALAVLVAWSAWAAASPPAQSNDAANPPAQSNDASSSETGELASQALGPGTYAVFQTNMGVIICKLFDRLAPATVDNFIGLAEGTRAFKDPRTGREVKRPFYDGTLFHRVIPNFMIQGGDPTGTGQGGPGYEIKGEIRGSLRFDRPGRLAMANAGSPDTAGSQFFITHGPKSYLDGGYTIFGQVMKGQEVVNAIGRVQTRSDRPLFDIVLEKLTIERVQ, encoded by the coding sequence ATGACCGCCGCGCTGGCGGTGCTCGTCGCCTGGTCCGCATGGGCCGCGGCGAGTCCGCCCGCCCAGTCGAACGACGCGGCGAATCCGCCCGCCCAGTCGAACGACGCGTCGTCGTCGGAGACCGGCGAACTGGCCTCCCAGGCCCTGGGGCCGGGGACCTACGCCGTGTTCCAGACCAACATGGGCGTCATCATTTGCAAGCTCTTCGACCGGCTGGCGCCCGCCACCGTGGATAACTTTATCGGGCTCGCCGAGGGCACCCGGGCCTTCAAGGACCCCAGAACCGGGCGGGAGGTAAAGCGCCCGTTCTACGACGGGACCCTCTTTCACCGGGTCATACCCAACTTCATGATCCAGGGCGGTGATCCCACGGGCACGGGTCAGGGCGGCCCGGGATATGAGATCAAGGGCGAAATCCGGGGTTCGCTGCGCTTCGACCGTCCGGGCCGGCTGGCCATGGCCAACGCTGGATCGCCGGATACCGCGGGCAGCCAGTTCTTCATCACCCACGGTCCGAAGTCATACCTGGACGGAGGCTATACCATCTTCGGCCAGGTCATGAAGGGCCAGGAAGTGGTCAACGCCATCGGCCGCGTGCAGACGCGGAGCGACCGGCCCCTTTTCGATATCGTGCTGGAGAAACTGACCATAGAGCGGGTGCAGTAA